The genome window AGTTCTCTATGCTGGAGTCAATCCATCCCTTGTTTCTGATGTGAGTAAAATCTTGGGAGAAGGCTATCCTGTTCCCATATGGCCCCTGTCAAGATTTATGCTTCTTCCTTGGGAAGAAGGTTTTATGTGGTCTCGTCAATCGAATTAAAAGTGGAAGGGGTGTGTCTCGTAATGGCAAAAGGACGTATTAACGTTCTTGAGGAGTATTGTAAGAGCTGTGGTCTCTGCGTGGCTGCCTGCCCTGTAAAGGTGCTTAGGATATCAGAGAAGATCAATAGCAGAGGGCACAGACCGGTTGAGCAGTTTAAAGATGGGTGTATTGGTTGCTCTATGTGTGCAACTAGTTGCCCTGATGCAGCGATCGAAGTTTATAAGATCGTTGAAGGCTAACGTTTTCTGGAGGTGGAAATCTAATGGGACGCGTACTTATGAAAGGAACTGAAGCCATTGCAGAAGCCGCTATTCAGGCCGGCTGCAAGTTCTTCTTTGGATATCCCATCACGCCGCAAAATGAAATTCCTGAATACATGTCAGCCCATCTGCCAGAGGTTGGGGGAACCTTTGTTCAAGCAGAAAGTGAAGTGGCTGCAAGTTATATGATCATGGGAGGCGGTGCAACTGGGCATAAGGTAATGACAACGTCTTCCAGCCCTGGAATTTCTCTTATGTCAGAAGGTATCAGCTATATGGCTGGTGCTGAAATTCCTGTAGTTATTGTCAATGTTATGCGTGGTGGCCCAGGTCTTGGTGGTATCCTTCCTTCTCAGGCTGATTATCTTCAGGCTACAAAGGGTGGAGGAAATGGCGATTATAATTTGATAGTTTTGGCTCCTAGCACGTTGCAGGAAGCAGTTGATTTGACGCAACAGGCTTTCGAGCTTTCTCAACGTTACCGTAACCCTGTCATTATTCTTGCTGATGGCTTTATGGGTCAGATGATGGAAGCTGTTGAGATAAAAACTTATACAGATAAGAATGTTCCAGACAATACCACATGGGCTTTAGGGTATATGGGAGAAAGAAGAGGAAAACGAAGTTCTTTAAAGAGCTTATACCTCTCTCCGGAAGCCCTTGAGGATCATAATAGAGATCTTCAGGCAAAATACGCGAAAATTAAGGAGAATGAAGTTCGTTGTGAAACGTACATGACTGATGATGCTGAGTTGGTTATAGCTTCATATGGAACTACCGCACGAATTTCACGCTCCGTTATAAACTCTTTGAGAGAAGAGGGACATAAAGTGGGACTTATTCGCCCTATTACTTTATGGCCTTATCCCTACGATGAATTTGCCAAATTACCAGGATCGGTAAAACATATTCTTGTAACTGAAATGAACTGCGGTCAAATGGTGGACGATGTCAAGGTCGCGACTGGATGCAACATTCCTATTAGTTTTTATGGTCGCTCTGGCGGTATGTCGCCCTCAGTAAAAGATATAGAGATGCAGTGCAGAAAATTGCTCGGCCTGGAGTAGGGAGGGATATTACAATGAAAGAAGTTAAAGTGTATGAACGTCCCAAAACATGGATGCCTAAAGTCCATACCCACTATTGTCCAGGATGTGGACATGGTATCGCTCATCGCTTGATTTGTGAAGTTATAGATGAGCTGGGGATTCAGAATAATACAATAGGTGTAGCTCCTGTTGGATGTGCTGCTATGATGTATGACTATGTTGATACAGATTTCTGCGAAGCAGCCCATGGACGCGCTCCGGCAGTGGCAACCGGTTTGAAACGTGTTCGCCCAGATAAAGTAGTATTTACATATCAGGGTGATGGAGACCTTGCTTCCATCGGAACAGCAGAAATAATTCATGCTGCGAATAGAAGCGAAAATATTACGGTTGTGTTCATCAACAATGCAATTTATGGTATGACTGGCGGTCAGATGGCTCCAACGACGCTTATCGGACAAAAAGCAACAACATGTCCTCTTGGTAGAGATCCAAAGGTTAACGGATATCCAATCCGGGTGTGTGAGTTACTTAATGCCTTGGCAGCTCCTGCATATATTGAGCGCGTTTCCGTAGCGCAGCCCAAATATATAATTAAAGCAAAACAGGCTTTAAAAAAGGCTTTCCAATATCAACTTGATGGGAAAGGCTTTTCTTTTGTAGAGATTCTGTCCTCCTGCCCAACAAACTGGGGAATGAGACCTGTGGAAGCTTTTGAATGGACAGTAAATACAATGATGCCTTACTATCCACTCGGGTTGTTTAAAGATTACGAGTAGGAGGCAGACACGATGACTGAAAAAATGAATAAAAGCCTCATTGCAGCAGGATTTGGCGGACAGGGCGTTATGGTTCTGGGCCAGCTTGTGGCTTATACAGGAATAGCACAGGGGTTACACGTAACGTGGATTCCTTCATATGGGCCTGAAATGCGCGGTGGTACTGCTAACTGTGGAGTAGTTCTTAGTAGCGAAGAAATAGCGTCACCAGTTGTAGCAGAAGCTGATGCTGCTGTTATTATGAACCAGCCTTCTTTGACTAAATTTGAGAATTCAGTTAAAAAGGGTGGAGTTCTTATTTACAACAGTGATCTCGTTACCTATGAAAATCCACGAACAGATATACATGTGATAGCTGTACCTGCAAACTCTCTTGCAGTAGAACTTGGAAGTGACAAAGTTGCCAATATAGTAGCTTTGGGAACACTTGTTGAGGCTACTGGTATTGTTGAGAGTGATACGTGTATCGAAACAATTAAAGAAAAACTGGGGAAAAGAAAACCCAAGTTTTTACCTATGAACCTTGAAGCCTTTGAAAAAGGGAAGGAATTAGCCAGAAAGGTACTTGAAAAATAAATGAAAGATATCGGAAAAGTTCTATCACGAAATCTTATATATAGAGGAAAGATTTTAGACCTCAGAGTCGATAATATACGTCTTGCTTCTGGTCGTAAAACAATGAGAGAAGTGGTAGAACATGAGCCAGCTGTTGCCATAATTCCTTTAACAGAGGCAAATGAAGTGCTGCTGGTGAAACAGTACAGATATCCATTGGATCAAGAAATACTTGAGATTCCGGCTGGAATTGTTGAAGAGGGCGAAACTTTTAAAGATACGGCAATACGTGAACTTCAAGAGGAAATAGGTTATTATCCTGGTAAGCTTGAAGAGGTAGGGCGTTTTTATACTTCTCCAGGTTTCAGTGATGAAGTTATAGCGCTTTTCTTAGCCCAAAACCTTTCTCCTTCCTCTCTTGAACAAGATGAAGATGAGGATATTGAAGTGAAAGCTGTTCCTGTAAAAAAAATATCAGCCCTCTTAAAAGATGGATCAATTCGGGATTGTAAAACCTTTGGAGCTTTAGCCTGGCTTTTAAACTACCTAAACAATAACTAAAAAATAGCACAGGGAGGAGGGGCTGGTAAATCCAGCCCCTTTTTAATAATCATGTCGAAGTTAGATGAAGAACTATTACTTGATGATTTTCTTGATTACCTCTTTTTAGAAAGAGGATGTAGTGAAAATACTATTCAAGCTTACAATCGGGATATTAAGGCGTGGATAGATTTTTGTAACAAAAACAACAAACCTGCATACCCCCCTAATTCAACGATTTTAGAAAGATATCAACGTTACCTACATAATGAAGGGAAAAAACGGTCCTCGCAGCAACGTGCCATTGCTGCCCTTCGGTCATGGTTACGTTATCTTGATACGGAAAACATTGTTGATGAAGAGATTTCTTTGCCAACACTCCCTTATAAAGGAACGGATTTGCCTCGTATCTTAAGTGAAGGTGAAGTAGAGCGGATTTTAGAAGCGTGTGCTGGGAATTCTTTTTTTGACATCCGCGATAGAGCTCTTCTTGAAACTGCATATAGCTGTGGCTTGAGAGCCAGCGAACTTTGTGCAATATGTATAAGGGATATAGATTTTTCAGGTCGCACATTACGCATCTTGGGTAAGGGCGAAAAGGAGAGAAGCATACCCTTTTTAGGTGAAGTTAGTCGTCGCGTGCGTTTTTACATCGAAACGGCACGACCACAAAATTCTCGTTCCCAAGAAGTGTTTCTTTCTAAAACATCAAAACCATTACGGCGTGAAGATATATGGAGAATTATAAAAAAGAGAGGGAAGATCGCTGGAATAGCTACTTCACGTTTGTTCCCTCATATAATGAGGCATTCCTTCGCTACTCATTTACTAAGGCGAGGGATGGATCTTCGTACGTTACAAGAGCTATTAGGACATGCCTCTATTGCCACTACGGAAAAATATGTACATTTTGACCTGGAACTAAGAGACATATATGATAGGGCTCATCCACGAGCATAAATTCGGAGGTGTTCCATATGAGCTATAACGAAAATATTCTTGAAGCTCTCTCTTACATTCAAAAAAAAGTTTCTTGTCTTCCAGAGGCAGTTCTTGTCTTAGGTTCTGGACTTGGTGGTTTAGCAGATTCTATTGAGGATCCTATTATAGTTCCTTATAAGGAGATTCCTCATTGGCCACTTTCTACAGCCCCAGGTCATGCAGGGCGTTTAGTTTTTGGACTTTTGGATAATACGTATGTAGCTGTTATGCAGGGACGCATTCATTTTTATGAAGGCTATTCCATGAAAGATGTTACCTTCCCTGTGCGTGTTTTTGGAGAATGGGGTGTCCCCTATTATTTAGCAAGCAATGCCTCTGGTGGAATTAATCTCTCTTATCTCCCCGGTGATATGGTTATGCTATACGATCATATCAATTTTATGGGAACTAATCCGCTTGTCGGGCCTGTTATTTCTGCTAAAGAAGAAAGATTTCCCGATATGTCATATACCTACGATAGAGACATTCTTCGATTGGCAGATGAAGTTGCAAAAGAAAACAACTTGCTAGTTCATCGAGGAGTATATATAGCCTTTTCTGGCCCTTCGTATGAAACTCCTGCTGAAATTCGTATGGCTCGTGTTATGGGAGCCGATGTGGTAGGTATGTCTACCGTTCCTGAAACAATTGTCGCTCACGCCATGGGAATGAAAGTCTTTGCTGTTTCGTGCGTTGCTAATTATGCTGCAGGAGTAACGTCTCAAAAACTCTCTGAAGAAGAAGTGATAAGAGAGATGGGCAAAGCAACGGGAAAGCTGACAACATTATTGCGAGGACTTTTGCAAAAAATTGGTGATCTAAATGTTTGATATTCTCTCTTTTCTTGAAGAGAAAAGAGAAGGTATCTCTCATAAATCTGAGGACATAGAGTTCTTTGTTAACGAATTTCACAAAGGTAAAATCCCTGATTATCAGGTTAGCGCGTGGTTGACATCTGTTTTTCACAAAGGAATGAGTCAGCAAGAGATAAAAAGTTTTACTCTGGCTCTTGCTCACTCTGGGGACATTGTACCTTTTCCTCGCGGTTTTAATGCTGTAGATAAGCATAGTACTGGAGGTGTAGGAGACAAAACGACACTTATAGTTGTGCCTCTTGTCGCTGCGTCAGGTCTTCCTGTAGCTAAGTTGTCTGGTCGCGGACTGGGATTTACGGGAGGAACAGTAGATAAACTTGAGTCTATTCCTAATATGAATGTGCACCTTTCTACAGAAACTTTTTTAAAACAAGTAGAAAGAATCGGATGTGCAATATCTGGTCATTCCATGGAGTTGGCTCCAGCAGAGGGGAAATTTTACGCTCTACGCGATGTGACAGCTACAGTTCCTTCTCTTCCTCTTATCTGCAGTAGTATTGTAAGCAAAAAAATGGCGGGAGGAGCATCTAAGTTCGTTTTTGATGTGAAATGTGGGCAAGGAGCTTTTATGCAGACTTTTCCTGAAGCACGCGCCTTAGCTCAGGCTTTGGTCTCCCTTTCAGCATCGTTAAACCATCCAAGCATGGCTATTATAAGTGCTATGGATCAACCTTTGGGTGAATGGATTGGAAATAGTATGGAGGTATATGAAGCTATCAAAACACTTCAAGGAGAGGGGCCATCTGATACGGAGTTATTATCTTTACATCTCGCAGGAGCCATGATTGTTCTGGGTGGAAAAGCAACTTCTCTCGAAGAAGGAGTAGCAATTGCCCATGAAAATCTTGTAAATGGTCAAGCATTGCAAAAGATGGAAGACCTTATAGAGGCACAAGAAGGAGAGAAAAAAGTTTGTATTTCTCCAGAAAAGTATCTGAGACCAGCAAAAGAGAAATACACTCTTTATGCCTCAAAAAGTGGTTTCTTAGCTGAACTTAACGCCAGAAAAATAGGTGAGGGAGTTAAGAGAATAGGTGGGGGACGCACAGAACAAGGCGATCATATTGATCTCTCTGTATCTGTTCATTTACGAGCAAAACAAGGTGATTTTGTAGAAAAAGGTAATCCAATTTTTGATGTTTACTATACAGATAATAAAAAATTACAACGAGCTAAACCCTTTTTTGAACGTTCTATACATTTGGTTGACATAAAGCCTTCAATTCAAAATCTAATAATGGAGATAGTTTCTTAATGCAGAAAAAAAATCTTTTCTTTTTTAAAAACGTCGTATATTGCGTTATCGCTTTATTTTTTCTCGGGAATGTAGCTTATGGGGGTGAAATGAAAGTGCTGGCACCTTCATCTGTGAAGATAGGAGTTCCTTTTTTGATTCGATTTAAAACAGAAGCGACAGATGTTCAAGGAACTCTTTATTGGTGTGATCAAAAAATCCCATTGTATCTCGCAGAAAAAAACGATTTTACACAAACTCTTCTTTTGGGAACAAGTGTTAAAACTGCTGTGCCAGGTAGAGCAACGCTTCGTATTGAAACCCTTATGGGGAATGGTATAAAAAATTTTGCACTTCCTATTGAAGTTCTATTTAAAGCGTATCCTGAAGAACATTTATCGTTGCCACAAAAGATGGTTACGCCTCCTTCGGAGGTTATTCCAAGAATAAAACGTGAGCGACAGGAAGTACGGAAAGTCTTACTCGATATTAATAACGAGAACTACTTGGAATTACCTTTGCAAAAGCCAGTAATAGGAGACATTACAAGTACCTATGGAAAGAAACGTGTGCTTAATGGGCGTCCTTCTAATCCCCATACAGGAATCGATTTAAGAGCATCGATAGGAACGGAAGTACGTGCAGTAGCAAATGGAACGGTTACCCTTGTAGCTGATCATTATTTTAGTGGAAAAACTATTTATATAAATTCAGGTTATGGTGTTGTTGCAATGTATTGTCATCTCTCAGAATTTCTTGTGCAAACAGGAGATTCTGTCTCAAAAGGGGATATTATTGCAAAAACAGGAGTAACTGGTCGAATAACAGGACCACATCTTCATTTTAGTCTTGCGCTGCAAGGGCAACTTGTAGACCCTATATCGCTCTTTTCTCTTGATGAACAGACGTTTTTAGAGAAAAATAAAGAAGTTCTTTTTAACTGGTAGGAGGGTTGAGGATGAATAGTGAGGAGTATGCATATACGTCAATTATCGTTTTTTGTTTCATTGTTGATAAGAATAAAATTCTCTTGATACGAAGAAACAAGGAACCATACGCAGCGACACTTACTGTTCCTGGCGGAAAAAAAGAAAAAAGAGAAAGTCTTACTCAGGCATGCATTAGAGAAGTTCAGGAAGAAACAGGACTTACTCCATGTTCTCTTGAGCTAGCTGGTATAGTCCATAATTTTCAGGAAAACAATTCAAATGAGACTCTTACTTTTTATTTTACCTGCCGTTCATATTCGGGAGAATTAAGGAGCGGAGAAGAAGGAACAGTTGAATGGTTCGACATAGATGAAAGTTTTACCCTTCACGATGTGAACCTGTTCTATTTACAGATTGCACCATTTGTTTTTTCAGGCAAAAAAATCCCCTTTGAAGGTCAAATTGTGCTTTCTGAAGAAGGCGAAATAATACAGACAACGATTGATTATTTGAAAGCTTTATAAAGGTGAATGTAAAATGACCCGACAGAAAAAAAAGACTGCGCCTATAGATAACGAAGAGCTCTATAATCCTATTTTCAAAAATACCTTTAAGGTTACTGATGCTCATTCATCGCAGCAAGAAAAAAAAGTGAAAGAAGAAAAAAAAGTACTAACAACATACCAAGAAGTTCTAAAGGGCAAAATAGTTTTGAGAATAGAACGGAAGGGACGAGCGGGTAAAACTGTTACTCTTATAGAAACATCTTTTGGAAACCAAGACGAAAAAAATCTACTCGCAAAATTTTTGAGAAAACAACTTGGATGTGGTAGTTCTTTAGAGGGGTATATCATAGTAGTGCAGGGCGATCAACGGGAACGAATAAAAGAACTCCTGATAGAAGAAGGAGCTAAACAAGTAAAATTGTAAAAAAGAGGGGCGTTTTTGTATTCCACGCCCCTTTTTCCCTTTTAAAATTTTAAATACTTCTCTTTAGCTAATCCACAAACAGGACATTTATTGGGTGCATCGTTAAGTATAGTATGCCCACATACAGGGCAGACGTACACATCTTTAAATTCCATATCTTTGCCACTACGTGCAGCATTTTGTGCTTTTGAGAAAAGTTTGGAATGAAGCTTCTCAGCTTCTAAAGCGTAGGTAAAAGAACGAACTGCATCTTTTTCTCCTTGAAATCGGGCAGTTTCAAGATAAACAGGGTACATTTGATCGATTTCAAAATCTTCTCCCATAATAGCTCCAGTGAGGTTTTCTGCAGTCTCTTTATTGCCAAAAACACCACCGGCCGTTACTGGGTGATCTGTAACATCCCCATCAAGAACAGTAAAATGATTTCGAGCATGAACCAACTCAGCATACGCTATAGCCTCAAAAAGTTTGGCAATGTTTGGGAAACCTTCTTTACGGGCTACTTCCCCCCATAATAAGTAACGCATATGGGCCATGCTTTCACCACCATATGCTGAGCGAAGGAAATCAATTGTCATTGGATTTTTAACAGCCATTCCTCAAACCTCCTTGATATATAAAGATACCAACGATGGTCTAATTATGGTAAAAACTCTATTTATTAATAATATCATAAAGGGAAAATTTATTATTTCTTGGGGTAAAGTTTAGATATAAAGATATACAGATATACAGATATTAGTCAAGGGGAGATATTCCATAGGGACAAGCTCAATTGTACCACAATTTAATAAAAGAATAGAACAGGACGTTACCTTTTTAATCACAACTTAACTACACTGTGGTAAGTGTGTGTAGCAATGTGTGTAGCAAAGTGTTTATAAGGCTTTAAGGGTACAAATTCCAGTAATCGGCTTCTGAAAAGTCTGTAATATCAAGGCTCCGTAAAAAAATGGCGGAGGCGTGTGAGAATCGAACTCACCAAAGACGGCCAACGCCGCCTCTCGACCGGGTTTGAAGCCCGGGGGCCTCACCAGAGACCACTCGCCTCCATAGAACAATTGAATATTGTAAAGGGCGATTGAGAAAAAGTCTAGTCATGATAAGTGTTATAATTATTCTTCCTTTCTCTAAATGGTTTTTCATATAAGGTTTCCCTCTTGAAAGACATATGGCATAATTCATTCAAATAGCTGGAATAAAAGAAAGGGGAGACGCATAAATGCTTGAGAGTAAAGTTTCAAGAATACAGCGCGATATAGAGACAATGGCTCGCTTTACAGCCACTCCCGGTTTAGGAATGACAAGACTTTCCTTTACAGAAGAAGATAAAAAAACGAGAGAGTTCATTTGTTCAGAAATGGAAAACGCAGGGTTGCATGTTTATACTGATGCGGCAGGTAGTATCTTCGGACGCAGAGAGGGAACACAAAAAGATGCTCCTTTAGTTATGATTGGCTCTCATTTTGACTCTGTTAAAAATGGTGGTAATTTTGATGGACCCGCTGGTATTGTTACAGCCCTTGAAATAGCCAGAATTTTGTACGAAAACAATATTTCAACGGCAAATCCTATAGAATTTGTAGCAATGATTGAAGAAGAAGGAACACGTTTCGGCGCAGGTTTGTATGGCAGCAGAGCAATGACAGGCAAAGTTCCTCATAGTGAAATAGAGTCTTTTCGCGACGCTGATGGAGTTTCTCTTGGAGAAGCTATGGAAAAATTTGGCCTTGATCCACTTAAAATAAAGGATGCTATTCGAAACCCTGAAGATTTAAAAGCGTTTATAGAATTGCACATTGAGCAAGGGCCAGTTTTGGAATCGGAGAGTCTGGACGTGGGGTTTGTTAGCACCATCGTCGGAATCACTCGTTATGACATAGAAATTGAGGGACGAGCAGACCACGCAGGAACCACCCCTATGCATATGAGAAAAGATGCTCTTCTTGCTTCTTTTGAGGTTGCTAAAGCGATACATGATGCAGCCTATGCAAAGGGTGAAGGAACAGTTGGAACTGTCGGGAAACTTGTGGTTTATCCAGGTGGAGCTAACATCGTTCCTGGTAAGGTGTTCTTTACTGTCGATATCCGTTCAGTAGAACAAGGAAATATAGAAGATGTAGTGAAAGAAATGAAAGAGACTCTTGAGTATGTTTCTCATCAGATGGGTGTTTCTGTCCATATGGAGCAAAAACTTGCTATTCCTCCTGTACATCTTGCAGATGAAATACGAGGTATTTTTGAAGAGGAAGCCGTTGGAAGAAATATTCGTTATAGACATATGGTTAGCGGAGCAGGGCACGATGCAATGATTATGGCTTCTCTTACAAATGTTGGACTTATATTCGTGCCAAGTAAAGATGGACGAAGTCATTGTCCAGAAGAATGGACAGATTATGAACAACTCAAAAAGGGAATAGACATAGCTTTAGGAGCTATCTTAAGATTATCAGAGGCAAATATATAGCTTTAAGGAGATTTAGTTTAATGAATAAAAAGATAGAAGAATTTTTGACAGTGAAAAATATAGTTATTGCATCTCTCATCGCTGCAATCTATGCCACAACAACAATACTTTTGGCCCCTATCTCCTATGGCCCCATACAGGTGCGAGTTGCTGAGGCCTT of Aminobacterium sp. MB27-C1 contains these proteins:
- a CDS encoding ferredoxin family protein; translation: MAKGRINVLEEYCKSCGLCVAACPVKVLRISEKINSRGHRPVEQFKDGCIGCSMCATSCPDAAIEVYKIVEG
- the vorB gene encoding 3-methyl-2-oxobutanoate dehydrogenase subunit VorB; translated protein: MGRVLMKGTEAIAEAAIQAGCKFFFGYPITPQNEIPEYMSAHLPEVGGTFVQAESEVAASYMIMGGGATGHKVMTTSSSPGISLMSEGISYMAGAEIPVVIVNVMRGGPGLGGILPSQADYLQATKGGGNGDYNLIVLAPSTLQEAVDLTQQAFELSQRYRNPVIILADGFMGQMMEAVEIKTYTDKNVPDNTTWALGYMGERRGKRSSLKSLYLSPEALEDHNRDLQAKYAKIKENEVRCETYMTDDAELVIASYGTTARISRSVINSLREEGHKVGLIRPITLWPYPYDEFAKLPGSVKHILVTEMNCGQMVDDVKVATGCNIPISFYGRSGGMSPSVKDIEMQCRKLLGLE
- a CDS encoding thiamine pyrophosphate-dependent enzyme, which translates into the protein MKEVKVYERPKTWMPKVHTHYCPGCGHGIAHRLICEVIDELGIQNNTIGVAPVGCAAMMYDYVDTDFCEAAHGRAPAVATGLKRVRPDKVVFTYQGDGDLASIGTAEIIHAANRSENITVVFINNAIYGMTGGQMAPTTLIGQKATTCPLGRDPKVNGYPIRVCELLNALAAPAYIERVSVAQPKYIIKAKQALKKAFQYQLDGKGFSFVEILSSCPTNWGMRPVEAFEWTVNTMMPYYPLGLFKDYE
- a CDS encoding 2-oxoacid:acceptor oxidoreductase family protein, coding for MTEKMNKSLIAAGFGGQGVMVLGQLVAYTGIAQGLHVTWIPSYGPEMRGGTANCGVVLSSEEIASPVVAEADAAVIMNQPSLTKFENSVKKGGVLIYNSDLVTYENPRTDIHVIAVPANSLAVELGSDKVANIVALGTLVEATGIVESDTCIETIKEKLGKRKPKFLPMNLEAFEKGKELARKVLEK
- a CDS encoding NUDIX hydrolase, translated to MKDIGKVLSRNLIYRGKILDLRVDNIRLASGRKTMREVVEHEPAVAIIPLTEANEVLLVKQYRYPLDQEILEIPAGIVEEGETFKDTAIRELQEEIGYYPGKLEEVGRFYTSPGFSDEVIALFLAQNLSPSSLEQDEDEDIEVKAVPVKKISALLKDGSIRDCKTFGALAWLLNYLNNN
- a CDS encoding tyrosine-type recombinase/integrase, translating into MSKLDEELLLDDFLDYLFLERGCSENTIQAYNRDIKAWIDFCNKNNKPAYPPNSTILERYQRYLHNEGKKRSSQQRAIAALRSWLRYLDTENIVDEEISLPTLPYKGTDLPRILSEGEVERILEACAGNSFFDIRDRALLETAYSCGLRASELCAICIRDIDFSGRTLRILGKGEKERSIPFLGEVSRRVRFYIETARPQNSRSQEVFLSKTSKPLRREDIWRIIKKRGKIAGIATSRLFPHIMRHSFATHLLRRGMDLRTLQELLGHASIATTEKYVHFDLELRDIYDRAHPRA
- a CDS encoding purine-nucleoside phosphorylase; amino-acid sequence: MSYNENILEALSYIQKKVSCLPEAVLVLGSGLGGLADSIEDPIIVPYKEIPHWPLSTAPGHAGRLVFGLLDNTYVAVMQGRIHFYEGYSMKDVTFPVRVFGEWGVPYYLASNASGGINLSYLPGDMVMLYDHINFMGTNPLVGPVISAKEERFPDMSYTYDRDILRLADEVAKENNLLVHRGVYIAFSGPSYETPAEIRMARVMGADVVGMSTVPETIVAHAMGMKVFAVSCVANYAAGVTSQKLSEEEVIREMGKATGKLTTLLRGLLQKIGDLNV
- a CDS encoding thymidine phosphorylase produces the protein MFDILSFLEEKREGISHKSEDIEFFVNEFHKGKIPDYQVSAWLTSVFHKGMSQQEIKSFTLALAHSGDIVPFPRGFNAVDKHSTGGVGDKTTLIVVPLVAASGLPVAKLSGRGLGFTGGTVDKLESIPNMNVHLSTETFLKQVERIGCAISGHSMELAPAEGKFYALRDVTATVPSLPLICSSIVSKKMAGGASKFVFDVKCGQGAFMQTFPEARALAQALVSLSASLNHPSMAIISAMDQPLGEWIGNSMEVYEAIKTLQGEGPSDTELLSLHLAGAMIVLGGKATSLEEGVAIAHENLVNGQALQKMEDLIEAQEGEKKVCISPEKYLRPAKEKYTLYASKSGFLAELNARKIGEGVKRIGGGRTEQGDHIDLSVSVHLRAKQGDFVEKGNPIFDVYYTDNKKLQRAKPFFERSIHLVDIKPSIQNLIMEIVS
- a CDS encoding M23 family metallopeptidase; amino-acid sequence: MQKKNLFFFKNVVYCVIALFFLGNVAYGGEMKVLAPSSVKIGVPFLIRFKTEATDVQGTLYWCDQKIPLYLAEKNDFTQTLLLGTSVKTAVPGRATLRIETLMGNGIKNFALPIEVLFKAYPEEHLSLPQKMVTPPSEVIPRIKRERQEVRKVLLDINNENYLELPLQKPVIGDITSTYGKKRVLNGRPSNPHTGIDLRASIGTEVRAVANGTVTLVADHYFSGKTIYINSGYGVVAMYCHLSEFLVQTGDSVSKGDIIAKTGVTGRITGPHLHFSLALQGQLVDPISLFSLDEQTFLEKNKEVLFNW
- a CDS encoding NUDIX hydrolase, which gives rise to MNSEEYAYTSIIVFCFIVDKNKILLIRRNKEPYAATLTVPGGKKEKRESLTQACIREVQEETGLTPCSLELAGIVHNFQENNSNETLTFYFTCRSYSGELRSGEEGTVEWFDIDESFTLHDVNLFYLQIAPFVFSGKKIPFEGQIVLSEEGEIIQTTIDYLKAL
- a CDS encoding translation initiation factor gives rise to the protein MTRQKKKTAPIDNEELYNPIFKNTFKVTDAHSSQQEKKVKEEKKVLTTYQEVLKGKIVLRIERKGRAGKTVTLIETSFGNQDEKNLLAKFLRKQLGCGSSLEGYIIVVQGDQRERIKELLIEEGAKQVKL
- a CDS encoding rubrerythrin family protein — encoded protein: MAVKNPMTIDFLRSAYGGESMAHMRYLLWGEVARKEGFPNIAKLFEAIAYAELVHARNHFTVLDGDVTDHPVTAGGVFGNKETAENLTGAIMGEDFEIDQMYPVYLETARFQGEKDAVRSFTYALEAEKLHSKLFSKAQNAARSGKDMEFKDVYVCPVCGHTILNDAPNKCPVCGLAKEKYLKF
- a CDS encoding Zn-dependent hydrolase, translating into MLESKVSRIQRDIETMARFTATPGLGMTRLSFTEEDKKTREFICSEMENAGLHVYTDAAGSIFGRREGTQKDAPLVMIGSHFDSVKNGGNFDGPAGIVTALEIARILYENNISTANPIEFVAMIEEEGTRFGAGLYGSRAMTGKVPHSEIESFRDADGVSLGEAMEKFGLDPLKIKDAIRNPEDLKAFIELHIEQGPVLESESLDVGFVSTIVGITRYDIEIEGRADHAGTTPMHMRKDALLASFEVAKAIHDAAYAKGEGTVGTVGKLVVYPGGANIVPGKVFFTVDIRSVEQGNIEDVVKEMKETLEYVSHQMGVSVHMEQKLAIPPVHLADEIRGIFEEEAVGRNIRYRHMVSGAGHDAMIMASLTNVGLIFVPSKDGRSHCPEEWTDYEQLKKGIDIALGAILRLSEANI